AAAGGCTGTGCAAATTCTCTAAATCCTATTTGAAATACTAATGCAAGCGCTAACAATAAAGATGTTCTAACTAAATTTTTAGTATTCATTTTTTCCCCCTTTTATATTTTTTAATTTCTTAATTTTTTCATTATATTCATCTGAAATAATTATTATTTTTATATTTTTTACATTTTCTCTATATAACATAAATTCTATAAATTCTAAAGAAGTATTATCTATAAATTTAAATTTATCTATCATTATTGTCATATGCTCTTCTAATGATATTTGCTTTATTATATTTTCTAATGATTTAAATATATTTATTTTTGTAGCCATATTCAATAGTGAATCTTTATCTTTTATATATCTCTGTACCTTAGAATTAACAAAGCAAATATTAAATAAATCACTATCATCTATATTTAACAAAATTTGATCATATATTTTTGCTATTTTGTCTATTAATTCTGATAATACATAGTATTCTATAGCTCCTAATGGATAAGATTCAAGAAATATTGAGTTTTCTCTAAATTTTTCTTTATCATATTCTTTTATTATATATAAATTAGAGTATTTATTTTTAGCATTTATTAGCTTAGATTCTGGTATTTCTTTTATATCTCTTTTATTATTTCTATTCATAATATTTTTATATGCATTTTTTATTTCAATTGCTGGACTAATATTTAATTCCTCTCTTAATCTTTTTACACATCTATTATAGTGATGTAATGCTTTATTTCTATCACCTATTTGAATATATATATTTATAAGTTCTAAATACAAACTTTCCTTTAAAGGATTAATTGATAATTTATCTTCTAATATTTTTATCGCCTTTTGATATTCTCTTCTTTCTTTGTAACTATCTTTTAGTTTGGTCAAAACTTTTATATAAT
The sequence above is a segment of the Senegalia massiliensis genome. Coding sequences within it:
- a CDS encoding AfsR/SARP family transcriptional regulator, which translates into the protein MAKLKIYLLGRVDILLNDESILDKLSHKSIGILTYMAEQRNKKFNRNKIADIFWDSNDFDTSRYNLRYNIWQLRKLFKQKNEKIDPFISDKETISLNNNIDIYVDVEEFQKGVENQDINSLEKIKKLYKGEFLEGFYIKDSPEFNDWVFYEREKFQRNYIKVLTKLKDSYKERREYQKAIKILEDKLSINPLKESLYLELINIYIQIGDRNKALHHYNRCVKRLREELNISPAIEIKNAYKNIMNRNNKRDIKEIPESKLINAKNKYSNLYIIKEYDKEKFRENSIFLESYPLGAIEYYVLSELIDKIAKIYDQILLNIDDSDLFNICFVNSKVQRYIKDKDSLLNMATKINIFKSLENIIKQISLEEHMTIMIDKFKFIDNTSLEFIEFMLYRENVKNIKIIIISDEYNEKIKKLKNIKGGKNEY